DNA from Candidatus Omnitrophota bacterium:
TGAGGAGATGGAAGGCGTGATAAGCAAAATAGATGAGCGGCTTGAGGCCCAAAAGAAAAAAATAGAGCAGGTTTTTTCAAAACCAGGAGATGAAAAATTCAGAGAGGGAGAGGGGATATGATATATCTTGATCACAACGCCACAACGCCCGTGCATCCCGAAGTGCTGGACGCGATGCTGCCTTTTTATAAGGAAGTTTACGGCAACGCCTCCAGTATTCACGCTTTCGGCCGCGCGGCGCGCTCGGCGGTTGAGGAATCAAGAGAGAAGATAGCCGCTTTTATCGGCGCCTCGGAGGATGAGATCATTTTCACATCCGGCGGCACCGAATCAGATAACACGGCTATCAGGGGAGTGATGGAGGCCAACGCGTCAAAAGGCAACCACATTATAACTTCCGTCATAGAACATCACGCCGTCCTGAATACCTGTAAGTATCTCGAAAAGAAGGGATTCAGGGTGACATATCTTCCCGTTGATGAATTCGGCGTCATAAGTATTGATGAGCTTAAAAAGGCGATAACGGATGAGACGGTTCTCATAACGATCATGCACGCGAATAATGAGACGGGAACGCTCCAGCCCCTCGTAGAGATCGGCGCTATCGCGAGGGAAAAGGGGATCATATTTCACAGCGACGCCGTGCAGTCTTTAACGAAAGTGCCGTTGAATGTTGATAAGATGAATGCGGATCTGCTCTCATTTTCCGGACACAAAATTTACGCGCCCAAAGGCGCGGGGGTGCTGTATAAGAGAAAAGGCGTAAAAATGTCGCCTCTGCTCCTTGGCGGCCACCACGAAAAAAACAGGCGGGCGGGTACGGAAAATGTCGCGGGGATAGTGGGCTTTGCAAAGGCGATTGAAATAGCCCGCCGCGACGGCGATTCCTTGA
Protein-coding regions in this window:
- the nifS gene encoding cysteine desulfurase NifS, yielding MIYLDHNATTPVHPEVLDAMLPFYKEVYGNASSIHAFGRAARSAVEESREKIAAFIGASEDEIIFTSGGTESDNTAIRGVMEANASKGNHIITSVIEHHAVLNTCKYLEKKGFRVTYLPVDEFGVISIDELKKAITDETVLITIMHANNETGTLQPLVEIGAIAREKGIIFHSDAVQSLTKVPLNVDKMNADLLSFSGHKIYAPKGAGVLYKRKGVKMSPLLLGGHHEKNRRAGTENVAGIVGFAKAIEIARRDGDSLNKRIEGLRDRLWKGIKDNIKDVKLNGHPDKRTPNTLNVSFKFVEGESIILNLDMEGVAVSSGSACTSGSLSASHVLLAMGLDHAIAQGSIRFSLGKDNSEEDIDFVTGILPGIINKLRAMSPLYEQ